GCCCGAAGGCCTCAATGTGACAGGTGTGAAATAAATATTTTTTGTAATTTTGGAAGAAAAAAATTAAAAAAAGAGGGTAAAAATAACAGCTGACAACGGATAGGACAGGGATACTAAGGTCTTAAAAGTTTCGACTGTCAAACCTTTGGAATACCAAGCATTATGTTGACATAAAAACTAAAGAATGGTAATATAGGGTATATAGAATAAGGGGTGAAGCTATGAGAAGAGTTTATTTGGATAACAACGCTACAACAAAAACAGATGAAAGAGTATTGGAAGCAATGTTACCTTATTTTTGTGAGGTATATGGAAATGCTCACAGTATGCACAGTTTTGGACAAGAGGCAGGAAGAGCTTTGGATTCAGCCAGAGAAACTGTTTCAAACATATTAAAGATAGAGAAATCAGAATTAATTTTTACTGGAACAGGGGTAGAAAGTAATAACTTAGCCATAAGAGGTATAGCAAGAGCTTATAAAAGAAGAGGGAATCACATAATTACCAGTGCCATAGAGCATCCGGGTGCTAAGAATACATGTCAAGACCTTGAAAGAGAGGGGTTTGAAGTATCTTATATCCCTGTAGATAAGAACGGTGTAGTGATCGTAGAGGAGTTGAAAAAAGCTATTAGAAAGGAAACGATCTTAGTTACTCTGATGCACGCAAACAACGAGACTGGAGTAGTGCAGCCTATTGAGGAGATATCTAAGATAACTCGTGAGAATAAGATTGTATTTCATACAGACGCTGTTCAGACAGTTGGAAAGATACCTGTGTATCCTAAGGAATTAGGAGTAGACCTAATGAGTTTTTCAGCTCATAAATTTAATGGTCCCAAGGGAACTGCCGGATTATTTGTTAAAAATGGAATTAGATTGGGAAAGGTGATTACAGGTGGAGGTCAGGAGAGAAAGATCAGACCTGGAACAACTAACCTGGCAGGGGTAGTAGGGATGGCTAAAGCCTTGGAATTAGCTACTGCAAATATGGAAGAAAAGATGAAAGAAGAGGAAGAATTGAGATCGTTCTTTGAAACAGAGATGGTTGCAAGAATTCCAGAAATTAAAATAAATGGTAAAGAAGCGACAAGGCTTCCAGGAACTTCAAGTATTAGTTTTAGACATCTGGAAGGGGAGTCAATCTTGTTGGGACTTGACTATAAAGGGATAGCAGTAAGTTCAGGATCAGCATGTTCTTCAGATGACCTGCAGGCTTCCCATGTGTTGTTAGCAATGGGGATAGAGGTTGTAGATGCTCACGGGACTATCAGATTTTCATTAGGAAAGTTCAATACACGTGAAGACATAGAATATGTGATAGAGGAAGCTCCTAAGGTGATAGAGAAATTGAGAACGATCTCACCACTTTGGAATGAATTTCAACTTAAAAAATAAATTAAAAGACGGGGAGTGACGATAGATGGAATATACAAAAAAAGTAATGGATCATTTCATGAATCCTAGAAACGTTGGAGTAATTGAAAATCCTGATGGATATGGAAAGATAGGAAGTCCATCATGTGGAGATATGATGGAGATCTTCTTAAAAATAGAAGATGGAATAATCAAAGATGTAAAATTCAGAACATTTGGATGTGCTTCAGCTATTGCATCATCATCTGTGACTACAGAGATGATCTTAAATAAAACTGTAGAAGAAGCATTACAAGTAACTAACAAAGCTGTTGTAGAAGCTTTAGATGGTTTGCCGGCAGCAAAAGTACATTGCTCTGTATTAGCTGAAGAAGCTATAAAGGCAGCAATAGAGGATTATCTGTCTAAAAAATAATGATTTTACTGGGGGTAGGAAACTATCCCTTTTTTATTTGATATGTGTTATAATACTCTGATATAAAAAGCATGTTATTAATAAATTATAAGAGAAAAAGGGTGAAGTGAATAAGATGAAAAAAGTTATTATAGGAATATATTTGGTTATGGGTATGTTGAGTTTTGGGCAAGAGGACAGATCGGCCGCAAAATTATTAGGAACAGCAGATGGTAAAATAATAAATTGTATCAATGGAGAGAAGATCTATCCACTGGCTTCTGTCACTAAGATGATGACGATATTAATCACCTATGATGCCATATCTAAGGGTGAAATATCCATGGAGGATATGGTGGATATCCCAGAAGAGGCAAGAAAAGTTGGCGGGAGTAGAATATGGATGATGGCAAAAGACAGGCTCAGTGTGAGAGATCTGCTCAAGGCAACAGCTGTCTATTCTGCAAATAATGCGGCATATTCTCTGGCTTACTATGTGGGAAATGGAGACCTGGATAGATTTGTAAAAAGGATGAATGAAAGAGCGGAGTCTATGGGTATGGTAAATACCAGTTATTATACGCCGGCAGGCTTACCTCCCTATATGACAGGAACAAAGATGGATGTATCTACAGTGAGTGATATCTATAAACTATCTATGGAATTGCTAAAGAATGAT
The Psychrilyobacter piezotolerans genome window above contains:
- a CDS encoding cysteine desulfurase family protein; amino-acid sequence: MRRVYLDNNATTKTDERVLEAMLPYFCEVYGNAHSMHSFGQEAGRALDSARETVSNILKIEKSELIFTGTGVESNNLAIRGIARAYKRRGNHIITSAIEHPGAKNTCQDLEREGFEVSYIPVDKNGVVIVEELKKAIRKETILVTLMHANNETGVVQPIEEISKITRENKIVFHTDAVQTVGKIPVYPKELGVDLMSFSAHKFNGPKGTAGLFVKNGIRLGKVITGGGQERKIRPGTTNLAGVVGMAKALELATANMEEKMKEEEELRSFFETEMVARIPEIKINGKEATRLPGTSSISFRHLEGESILLGLDYKGIAVSSGSACSSDDLQASHVLLAMGIEVVDAHGTIRFSLGKFNTREDIEYVIEEAPKVIEKLRTISPLWNEFQLKK
- the nifU gene encoding Fe-S cluster assembly scaffold protein NifU — protein: MEYTKKVMDHFMNPRNVGVIENPDGYGKIGSPSCGDMMEIFLKIEDGIIKDVKFRTFGCASAIASSSVTTEMILNKTVEEALQVTNKAVVEALDGLPAAKVHCSVLAEEAIKAAIEDYLSKK